In Parabacteroides timonensis, the genomic stretch CAGTGAGTCGGGTACAGCCACTCTTGTCTGTTGATCGCGGTTCAATAAGGCGTTGAAACGAGCTTCGGCTGCGGTACGGTTGGAGACAATTACTTCCAGATTATTCTCAAGTTCTGCTTTTTCTATCTGGATACGCAATACATCTGACATACCTCCGGAAGAATTTCCTGTACCCATAGGGCTTCCTCCCATGCCAGACATTCCGCTATTATTGGATGCAGGCATGGCTGTTGGCGAAGTATTTCCTGCTCCTCCCATATTGTCCATACTGTTTCCGGGTGAGGCAGGTACAGCCTGGGAGGTATTGGCTACAGGTGGAGCTACTGTCGGTGTGGGGTTTACGCCGGGTGCGGAGAAACGCTTAAGTGCCAACTGTTCCAATTGCTCCAGTAAAATAAGATTTGCCTGTGTATTTTTATACTGTTCATTCAGATTACATAGTCGATACCATTGGCTTTTGACCTCATAGAACAGGTTGTTTCTTGCATCACGGAATTGCTCGTAGGCCATACGCGACATTTCAGTCGCTTCGTTACGTGCTGCTTTTTGTGTTCCGAACCAGGGAAACATCTGCATGAGTGTGAAGTCTGCAACCTGTTTTCCTCCCAGTGTTTCCATGGGTTTGACAAAAAGGCCTATATCCAATTCCGGATCAGAGTAGGCTCCCGCCTGTGGAATTTTTTCCAGCGCTGCTTTATAAAGGGCGAAGTTGGAGTTGATCAGCGGATTATTGCGTGCGGCTGTTTCCAGATAGTAAGCGAGGCTATCTGCCTGCTGTGAATATCCGGATAAAGTACCGAGCAGTAAGGCGATTCCGATCAGATATAGTTGTATTTTGAGATTATTCTTCATCGTTTTTATCATTTTCAATGTTTTGTTTCTTTTGTTCTTTCTTAATTATGCTTTCACGCCACCAGCATTGCAGGACGGGTACGACAAACATAGTCATAGACTGTATCAGCATTCCCCCGAAGGTGGGTATTGCCATCGGCACCATGATATCGGCTCCTTTTCCTGTCGAGGTCAATACAGGAAGTAAGGCAATCAATGTTGTTGCCGTTGTCATGGCGGCCGGTCGTACACGTTTTAATCCGGCAGCAACTACGGCTTCCCGTATAGCCTCTTTCGTACGGGGATTTTGCCGGAGGAATGTTTGGTGGATGTAAGTACCCATCAATACACCGTCGTCGGTAGCAACACCGAACAAAGCAATAAACCCGACCCAGACGGCAACACTCAGGTTGATGGTATGCATCTGGAAAAGATCCCTCATATTCTCTCCGCCGACAGAAAAGTTCATAAACCAATCCTGTCCATACAGCCAAAGCAGGATAAACCCTCCGGCAAAGGCAACAAATACACCGGAGAAGTGGATAAGAGAGGCTGTGACCGACTTGAACTGGAAATATAAGACCAATAGAACAATCAGTAATGCCAGAGGCACTACAATTGCCAGCCGTTGGGTAGCCCGTTCCTGTTGTTCATAGTTCCCTGCAAACTTGTAAGATACTCCTTTGGCCAGTGTCAGTTCCCCGTCTTTTATTTTTTGTTCAAGTACGCGAGTGGCTTCTTTAACCACGTCGACCTCTGCTTTACCGGATATTTTGTCGAATATGACATAACCGACCAGGAAGGTGTTTTCACTTTGTATCATCTGGGCTCCACGTGTATAATCTATATCGGCCAGTTCTTTCAATGGTACCTGGGCTCCTGTTGCCGTAGGAACTAGTAACATAGACAATGCTTCCGGATTATCCCGCAATTCGCGGGCATAACGTAGGCGGACCGGAAAACGCTCTCTTCCTTCGACTGTTGTCGTTAATACCATTCCACCGACAGCAGCACTTAATATTTCCTGTAAATCTTCTACGTTTACTCCATAACGCGCCATGTTGTCCCTGTTTAAATTGATCTCGAGATAAGGAGCTCCTACCGCTCTGTCATAGAATACAGAGGAGGGGATCACGGAAGGTACTTCTTTTAATGCCTGCTCGATAACCTTACCGCTCTGTTCGATCGTTTCCAGGTCGGGACCGTATATTTTCAATCCCATCGGGGCACGCATACCGGTCGACAACATAACAAGACGGGCCTCGATTGGTTGCAACTTGGGAGCTGAAGTTAGGCCCGGCAGATGGGTGACATTTACTATCTGTTGCCAGATATCATCCGTATTTTTGATTTCCGGACGCCATTGACGGAAATAGTCTCCTTTGCTGTCGGCTATCAGGCTGTCTTTGGGAATGAGCCGGAAACCGTCAGCCGGATTGTATGTATCGCCGTTCTTCAGAATGTAGGCACCCTGTTTATTAACCTTGAAACGTTCCCTTTGTCCGTCTTCATTCAGAATGTATTCAGGACGATAGTTTATCGTATTTTCAAACATTTGTGCCGGAGCAGGGTCGAGGGCTGAGTTGACACGTCCCCATTTTCCGATGGCTGTCTCCACTTCCGGAATGGCAGCCAGGCGTTTGTCGAGCGCTTCGATATAATCGAGGTTTTGTGCAATCCCGGTATGAGGCATGCTGGTGGGCATCAGGAGGAAGGAACCCTCATTCAAGCTGGGCATAAACTCTTCGCCTATACCGGGAAATTCAGCGGATGCTTTTTCCCAGAAAGTTGTCTGGCGGAAATCTTTCCATCCCAGCGTTTCCATACCTGATGCAACGAAGCCGAATGTTTTATTAAATCCTATCCATATAATGAAACCGAACAGGATCGTTGTCGCAGGAATAATCATGAACTGCCAACGGTGGCTAAGACACCATCTTAATATCTGTTCGTAGTAGATCACCAGTAACCATAATAGGGTTAAGATGACAACGATACAAGCCGCAACAAAAAGTATGTTGGAGAATAATCCGGCCTGAGGCCCCATCGGTAGCCATTCTTCCGATAGATAATAAACTGCCACTAGCAACGTGATACCTATATTTATATAGTTGCTCATCTTGGGATTTTTCCAGTAGAAAGCAAACAGGTTGTTCAGTCCGACAGCTGTAAGGCCAAGTGCCGGAATACTGCTGTAAATGATCGATAATAGAATGCCTGATACAATAAGGATATAATTGGCTATCTTTCGTATCGACTTGGATTTGATCCGGACAGAGAACAGTAAATAAGAAAGTGTCGGCAGCAGGATCAGCCCTAGTATGAAAGCGGATGCCAGTGCATACGTTTTAGTATAGGCGAGGGGAGAGAACATTTTCCCTTCCTGAGCTTCCATGGCAAATACGGGTAAAAAACTGACTATTGTGGTGATCATTGCTGTTGCAATAGCTCCGGATACTTCACTGACAGCCTTGTAGATAAGGTTGACCAATGCTTTCCCGCCTTTGATATCCTTGTTCTCCGGCATTTCCATATAACGAATGATGCTTTCTACAAATACGACCCCTACATCGACCATAACTCCGATAGCAATGGCAATACCGGACAAAGCAACAATGTTTGCTTCTATTCCGGTGTATTTCATAATGATGAATGTAGCCAGTACGGCCACAGGGAGCATACTTGCTATTACTACGGATGCACGCAGGTTAAGGACTAATACAATAATCACGATGATACAGATCAGTATTTCGTGTGAGAGCGAAGTTTCAAGTGTTCCAATCGTTTCTTTGATCAGGCCGGTCCGGTCGTAAAAAGGTATGACACTAACCTTCGACACTGTGCCGTCCGCCAACGTTTTCTGAGGAAGGCCGGCTTCTATCTCTTTAATCTTAGCCTTAACATTGTCTATCACTTCCAACGGATTCGCTCCGTACCGGGCGATAACAACTCCCCCCACGGCTTCTACGCCTTCCTTATCCAATCCGCCACGGCGGGTACCCGGGCCGATATTCACGAAAGCGACATCCGATATACGTACCGGTACACCGTCTCTGACGGTTACGACAGCTTTTTCCAGGTCAGATACATCTTTAATATAGCCAAGCCCACGGATCAGGTATTCAACCTTGTTGATCTCCATCGTTTCGGCACCGATATCGAGATTACTTTTCTTTACGGCATTCATGATATCCATGACGGAAACGTTGAAGGCGCGCATGGCATCCGGGTTCAGTTCTATCTGATATTCTTTTACAAAACCTCCGGCAGAAGCCACTTCCGATACTCCTTCGGCCGCGGAAAGGGAGTATTTTACATAGAAATCTTGTATGGTGCGCAATTCTTCTGCGTTCCAACCACCGGTAGGTTTCCCTGTCTCCGGGTTTCTGCCTTCCAGGGTGTACCAGTATATTTGACCCAGAGCTGTGGCGTCCGGACCTAATGCCGGTTGAACACCTTCCGGCAAGGTACCGGATGGCAGCGAATTCAGTTTTTCCAGAATCCTTGAACGACTCCAGTAGAATTCGATATCATCGTCGAAGATAATGTAGATGAACGACATCCCGAACATGGAGCTACTTCGGATGCTTTTTACTCCCGGAATCCCTAATAGGGAAGTGGTCAGTGGATAAGTGATTTGATCTTGTATATCTTTTGGCGATCGTCCCATCCATTCGGTTGCGACGATCTGTTGGTTATCACCGATATCCGGTATTGCGTCTACCGGGATTGGATTACGCGGAATAATACCTCCGTGCCAGTTGAAAGGAGAGGTCGATATACCCCAGACAACGACTAATATTAATAATAGAATGGTTACAACCCTGTTATCAAGGAAATAACGGATTATTTTATTTAACATAGGATGATGTTTTAATCAAAATGATTTAATTAGTGCATAAAATCTTGTTGCAATAGGTAGGCTTTGTTTTCCAAAGAATACCTATGCATGTGAACTTTCCTCTTGTGCTATACAAAAGGAACAGATAATTCTTATTTATTGTTTATTGAAGTATAAACAAAAGTAGGTATGTCCGGTCTGTAAACCGGTATTAATTAAATCAGAAAGGAGCAATTGCGAATGCATAGTTCTGCGCCACTACATTCGGGTGGGGATTTAAAAAAGGAAAAGGACGAAATTGATTCATCTGTCTCAGACAAAACCAAAAGTTCCCTTATATCGAATAATAAAGATAGAGTGACCGGTGTATAATCGAAAGTCGGCACCTGGTCGACATTCTGGTCGACGGTCATCTTAATAAACTGCGTCTCTGTCGAGCAGCAATGATGTGATTGCTTCTTCTCCTTGCAGGAAGGGCATATATCTGTCAGCCATAAATCCACTTCTACCAATTTACCCATACAATGATGGATATTCAGAGCTATTCCACTGGAGACTCCGACATATAGAATTGTTAATATGACTAAGAGATATTTTTTCATAACTGCAAAGATATAACTGTTTTTCCGGATTAAAATATAAAATGTATGGAGAGCTTATTAAAGAATGTTTCATCTTGCTGTCAGTCACATTTTCTTGTTGTATCTTCACGGCGTAAATAAAGAATATATTTTGCATATTCAGAATATTAAGAGGTAATTTTTTTATGGTAATAGCTTATTTAAGAGTAACTATAGGCAAGCAGCATCTTGAAACACAAAAAGATGAAATTGAACGCTATGCAGCAGCAAATGGTTTTGAGGTCAATAAATGGATAACGGATATTATTGATGAGAAAAGAAAGGAGAAAGAGTCGTCATTAAGTCGTATCATAGACCGGATGAAACAAGGGGATAAGGTGATCATTACTGATATCGCCCGGTTTGGCCGTACTTTATCCGAAGTGATGAATCTTTTAGGTAAATGTATGGCGAAAGGTATTCATGTATGTAGTATAAACGATCGCTATATTCTGGATGACGGTTTGAATACGACGGTAGTATCGGATACCTGCAATCTGATTTCTGAGATCGAACATAACCTGATGTCGATCCGGACAAAAGAAGCATTGAATCATAAGAAGGATAAAGGACTTCAATTAGGGCGTCCGAAGGGTACCGATGCCAAACAGTCTTTGTTGGATGCCAATAAAGAAGAAGTGATGAATATGCTCGAGAGAGGTGATACGGTCGTGATGATCTGTAAGCATTTTAATGTATCCAGAAATACTTACTATCAGTTTAAGAGGAATTACGGACTTTAAAACCAGTCCTTTTTCCTCATATATATCCAGGTGAGTAAACCTGTAAGGAACATGACTCCCCAGGCTATTCCGTAGCCGTATTTCCAGTCGAGCTCAGGCATCAGTTTAAAATTCATTCCCCATACG encodes the following:
- a CDS encoding TolC family protein, whose amino-acid sequence is MKNNLKIQLYLIGIALLLGTLSGYSQQADSLAYYLETAARNNPLINSNFALYKAALEKIPQAGAYSDPELDIGLFVKPMETLGGKQVADFTLMQMFPWFGTQKAARNEATEMSRMAYEQFRDARNNLFYEVKSQWYRLCNLNEQYKNTQANLILLEQLEQLALKRFSAPGVNPTPTVAPPVANTSQAVPASPGNSMDNMGGAGNTSPTAMPASNNSGMSGMGGSPMGTGNSSGGMSDVLRIQIEKAELENNLEVIVSNRTAAEARFNALLNRDQQTRVAVPDSLIQIRFLADDKTMTDSIILANPMLSMLEAEANAYKAKAIMDKKMSYPMFGIGLQYSVVGKSDNAMVMPDMNGMDMVMPMFKISIPIFRKKYNAQQRESKHYRQASELKYENTLNQLQAEYQTVKQQLADAARKVSLYKKQQNLALSTWQLMVREFSAGVTSLTDIIQVERQLLDYSLKKSEAVAEYNTMVAGMEKLVATSLND
- a CDS encoding efflux RND transporter permease subunit, encoding MLNKIIRYFLDNRVVTILLLILVVVWGISTSPFNWHGGIIPRNPIPVDAIPDIGDNQQIVATEWMGRSPKDIQDQITYPLTTSLLGIPGVKSIRSSSMFGMSFIYIIFDDDIEFYWSRSRILEKLNSLPSGTLPEGVQPALGPDATALGQIYWYTLEGRNPETGKPTGGWNAEELRTIQDFYVKYSLSAAEGVSEVASAGGFVKEYQIELNPDAMRAFNVSVMDIMNAVKKSNLDIGAETMEINKVEYLIRGLGYIKDVSDLEKAVVTVRDGVPVRISDVAFVNIGPGTRRGGLDKEGVEAVGGVVIARYGANPLEVIDNVKAKIKEIEAGLPQKTLADGTVSKVSVIPFYDRTGLIKETIGTLETSLSHEILICIIVIIVLVLNLRASVVIASMLPVAVLATFIIMKYTGIEANIVALSGIAIAIGVMVDVGVVFVESIIRYMEMPENKDIKGGKALVNLIYKAVSEVSGAIATAMITTIVSFLPVFAMEAQEGKMFSPLAYTKTYALASAFILGLILLPTLSYLLFSVRIKSKSIRKIANYILIVSGILLSIIYSSIPALGLTAVGLNNLFAFYWKNPKMSNYINIGITLLVAVYYLSEEWLPMGPQAGLFSNILFVAACIVVILTLLWLLVIYYEQILRWCLSHRWQFMIIPATTILFGFIIWIGFNKTFGFVASGMETLGWKDFRQTTFWEKASAEFPGIGEEFMPSLNEGSFLLMPTSMPHTGIAQNLDYIEALDKRLAAIPEVETAIGKWGRVNSALDPAPAQMFENTINYRPEYILNEDGQRERFKVNKQGAYILKNGDTYNPADGFRLIPKDSLIADSKGDYFRQWRPEIKNTDDIWQQIVNVTHLPGLTSAPKLQPIEARLVMLSTGMRAPMGLKIYGPDLETIEQSGKVIEQALKEVPSVIPSSVFYDRAVGAPYLEINLNRDNMARYGVNVEDLQEILSAAVGGMVLTTTVEGRERFPVRLRYARELRDNPEALSMLLVPTATGAQVPLKELADIDYTRGAQMIQSENTFLVGYVIFDKISGKAEVDVVKEATRVLEQKIKDGELTLAKGVSYKFAGNYEQQERATQRLAIVVPLALLIVLLVLYFQFKSVTASLIHFSGVFVAFAGGFILLWLYGQDWFMNFSVGGENMRDLFQMHTINLSVAVWVGFIALFGVATDDGVLMGTYIHQTFLRQNPRTKEAIREAVVAAGLKRVRPAAMTTATTLIALLPVLTSTGKGADIMVPMAIPTFGGMLIQSMTMFVVPVLQCWWRESIIKKEQKKQNIENDKNDEE
- a CDS encoding recombinase family protein; this encodes MVIAYLRVTIGKQHLETQKDEIERYAAANGFEVNKWITDIIDEKRKEKESSLSRIIDRMKQGDKVIITDIARFGRTLSEVMNLLGKCMAKGIHVCSINDRYILDDGLNTTVVSDTCNLISEIEHNLMSIRTKEALNHKKDKGLQLGRPKGTDAKQSLLDANKEEVMNMLERGDTVVMICKHFNVSRNTYYQFKRNYGL